GATTGAGAACGCAGAGTGGTTCCGAGACCCGAAGATCCACTGGGACGGAGCGCGTAATGAGTGGGTGTGTGTGATCGGACGGGCTCGGTACGCAGCGTTTTACACCTCCGCAAACCTGCGGGACTGGAACTGGAAATCCAACTTCGATTACCCGAACCACGCCCTGGGAGGCATTGAATGTCCTGATCTTTTTGAGATGACCGCAGGCGACGGCACGCGGCATTGGGTGTTTGGTGCGAGCATGGATGCATACGGCGTCGATCTGCCTATGACCTTTGCCTATTGGACGGGTACTTGGAACGGCGCGGCGTTCATTGCTGATGACTTAACTCCGCAGTGGCTCGATTGGGGATGGGACTGGTACGCCGCCGTGACTTGGCCCTCCGTCGAGGCCCCCGAAACGAAGCGTCTGGCGATCGCTTGGATGAACAACTGGACGTACGCCGCCCGCGAAGTACCCACAGATGCCTCCGACGGTTACAACGGGCAGAACTCCATGACGCGTGAACTTCGGTTGGAGCGTCAATCCGGAGGTTGGTACAGCTTGCTGAGCTCCCCGGTCGGCGCGCTGCAGGGTTATGTCACCGCCACTACGACCCTGCCCGACCGCACGGTTAACGGCAGCCTGGTACTGCCATGGAACGGGCGCGCTTACGAACTGGAGGTCCACATTTCATGGAACCTGGCCGCTAACGTCGGGGTATCTGTTGGCCGTTCCCCGGACGGATCCCGACATACCAATATCGGCAAATACGGCGATGAGTTATACGTCGACCGTGCGCCTTCAGACCAAGATGGGTACACGCTGGTGCCGTACACTCGGGCCGCAGCCCCTATCGACGCCAACGCGCGGTCAGTCCATCTACGCATCTTCGTGGACACGCAGAGCGTTGAGGTGTTTGTGAACTCGGGGCACACTGTGCTTTCACAGCAGGTTCACTTCGCGGACGGCGATAGCGGCATCTCACTCTATGCGGACGGTGGCCCTGCGAACTTCTCCGGAATCACCATCCGGGAGTTTGGCAATCCGCTGTAGCCGGGCTGTAGCCTGCGGCCGCATGGCTAAGCGCCGTGTGGCCGCGCGTGGGCGTGGTGCCCCGAGCGGACCTTCAGTGAGGATGGCCGAAACCGGTGGACGGCGCGCGGCTCACGCCTGGGGCGGCGGGGGTGGTGTGCTCTGGGCTTGTGCTCGTCCTCGGCGCGCGACGAGGGAAGGAGGGCCAAGGGCAGGATGGTGGCACCGAGCCAGACGACCACACCGATGAGCACTAAAAGGATGGCTGACGTGGGCTCCATGGAATAAGCATAGGCACAACTGCCACCGTTTATAAGTAGCCTGATTACCTTCTCTGGGGGCAGTATTCTTGACAACCCGGGCGTTGCCACCACACTGATCTCATGTACAGGAACAGCCGCGTTTCCGCCCAGTTTTCGGTGTCCCTCGATGGATTTATCGCCCGGGAAGACGACGGAATCGGGCCGTTGTTCGATTGGTATGAAGCCGGAAATGTTGAAACCTGGATGCCCGGCCATCCCGTGCCGTTTCACCTCAGCGAAGCTGATGCCGCCTACTGGAACTCGCTTCCAAGGGAGGGTGCATTCATCTCCGGCAGGCGTATCTTCGATATGACTAAGGGATGGGGCGGACATCCGCCCAATGAGTCACCCACCGTTGTCCTGACGCACCGGGAACCCCCGGCGGATTGGCCACCGGTCCGGCGGGACGGCAAGCCGGTGCCGTTCGAATTCGTCGGAGACCTGGACTCAGCTCTGGAACGCGCGGCCGACCTCGCGGAGGGCAAGGAGATAGGCGTCGCGGGCGCGGACGTTGTGCAGCAGTGCTTGCGCCGCGGTGTGATTGACGAACTCCGTGTAGACCTGGTGCCTGTCCTCCTCGGAAGCGGTATTCGCTGGTTCGAGCACCTGGAAACGGACATCGTGCTGGACGATCCCGTGATCGTTCCGGGAACACGCGTCACCCACCTGAGCTATCAGGTGCGGTCCCGGGATCCGCGCTAACTTCACCCGGGGTTATCCACAACCGGGCAAACAGCGTACGACGGCGGAGCCTCGCCCGCGCTAGGCTGGTCACCTCGGCTGATGCAAGTGGCCGCAGGAACCACAACGCGGAGCCACACTTTAATGTCCGATGACCTTGCCCTGACCGCCCTGGCGGCCTCTTCCTTTTCCTTGCCTGAGCTACGAGAGGGCCAGCTCGCTGGCATGACCGCCCTCGTCGAGAGGCGTGATGTCCTGGCCGTTATGCCCACCGGTTACGGAAAATCTGCTACCTACCAAGTCGCAGCGCTGTACCTTCACAACAAAACGGGCCGACCCGCCGTCGTGGTTTCTCCTCTTATTGCCTTGCAGGAAGATCAACTGGACGGGTTGGCAGAGCACCTGGGTGAGGGAGCCGGCGTCGCCATCAATTCTTCCCGCAGCGATGCGGAGGTGGAGGCAGCCTGGCAGGCCGTAGAGTCCGGCCAAGCAGCTTTCCTGTTCCTCGCCCCCGAGCAACTGTCCAAGCGGGAAACCGTGGAGCGCATCGCCAATCTGGACATCACCATGTTCGTAGTGGACGAGGCACATTGCGTATCTTCCTGGGGCCATGACTTCCGCCCGGATTACCTCGAGCTGGGCCACGTCCGCGAACACCTGGGTAACCCGCCGGTCATAGCCCTGACCGCAACCGCGTCCCCACCAGTGCGTGACGAAATCGTGAAGCGGCTGGGCATGACGGAACCGGTGGTTCTGGTTCGTGGCTTCGATCGCCCGAACATCAGCCTCGATGTTGTCCGGCATCAGGAGGACAAAGGCAAGCGAAAAGCTGTGATGGAACAGGTAGTCGCGCTTGCCAAGGCGGAGGGACTGGGGCTGCTGTATGCCGCTACCCGCAAGGCCACCGAAAAATACGCGGCCAAACTGACCGAGCATGGTCTCCGCGCCGAGGCCTACCACGCGGGGCGGGCGGACTCTGACCGGGAAAGTATCCACGAGAGATTCCTGGACGATCAACTGGACGTCGTGGTTGCCACTACAGCCTTTGGTATGGGCATAGACAAGCCCAATGTCCGCTTCGTGGTGCATGCGGATATTCCGGAGTCATTGGACTCCTACTACCAGGAAATCGGCCGCGCGGGCCGCGACGGCGAACCGGCCACTGCGATACTGCATTACCGTGCCGAAGACCTGGGGTTGCGTAAGTTCTTCGCCACCCATTCCCCGGACGCGGAGGCGCTCACAGCGGTGCTGAAAGTCATCAAGAACGCGGGCGCACCCGTCCCGAAAACCGCTTTGGTGGAGCTCACCGGCTTCCCCGCCCGCCGCGTCACCGCGCTGGTGAACCAGTTGGAGGAAGCCGGTGCCGTCACAACAGGCAAGCGCGGCACCCGGCTCAGTTCCAAAGCCAAGCTGACCACGCTGGTGGACCGCGCCGTCGAGCTGGCTGAGGCACGGCAACGCGTTGACCAGTCCCGGCTCACCATGATGCGCGCGTACGCCGAGACGGATGCTTGCCGCCGTCAGTTCCTGCTTGGCTACTTTGGGGAGGACCTGCCGGAACCTTGCGGAAACTGTGATGCGTGCGCTGAAATTCACGACGACGCGGGGTCGGGTTCCGCCGGTCACCTCACCTCAACAGCCGAGAACCTGTTCCCGTTGCAGTCCACCGTGATCCACAAAGAGTGGGGTCCGGGTCTGGTGATGCGGCACGAGGACGACGTCATGACTGTTCTGTTCGAACAGGAGGGCTATAAGACGCTGTCCCGTGCTGCCGTCGTGGAGCATGAATTGCTGAAGCCCGCTTAGGTTCCCGTCGCGAACCGCCCGTCAGGTATTGAGTTCCAGCATGAGGGCGGGCAGTTCGTCGGCGAGCTCGCGGGCCAGGAATCCGAGCGGGCCGAGCTTGCTGGCCAGGCGGTCGGCAGCGGCGGCGTGAAGGTGCGTGCCCCAGCAAGCAGCTTGAGCGTCGCTGGTACCGCGCGCGCGGAGCCCCGCAATGGCGCCTGCCAAAACATCGCCGCTGCCGGACGTTCCCAGCCCGCCATAGCCGGTGGTGATCTTCCACAGCGTCGAGTCGTCTGCTGTTTCGGCGCCGGGTCCGGCGATGTATCCCTGACAACTCACCACCGCATCGAACCTGCGAGCGACCTCAGCTACATCAGCTCCAAGATCCCCTACATCCCTGCCCAGGAGTATTCCGGTCTCTGTGGGGTTCGGCGTGAGGATCAGCCGGCCACGCCACGGTTCCAGTACATCCTCAACCTTAACCAGTCCGCCCAAGGCAAAAGCGTCGAGAACGACGGCGGGACCTCCTTCAGTGCCGGGGGCAGCGTGGGACTCCTCCCGCTCCAACAGCGTTCGCAGCAGCGATTCCGCCAGTTCCAGATCGTCCAAGCCTGGCCCGATCAGCATGGCATCGGCGCGCTCCAGGTAGGACGAGATCCGGTCCAACCCCTCACCGGTTAGGGACCCGCTGGCGTTCTCGGGCAGTCCAAGTGCGCCGCACTCCGGCAACGCGACTCCCACCTGCACTGCCACGGATTCGGCAACGGCCAAGGTAATTTTCCCGGCTCCTGCGCGAAGGGCTGAGATTCCGGCCAGCAAAGCCGCGCCAGGGGTCACACGTGCTCCACCGATGACCAGCACGGCACCGCGCGAGTACTTGTCATCTCCCGGTGCCGGCAGCGGCCAGTCACGCAGAAGCGACGGTGTCACCAGCGTGGGTGTGGTGGAGTCACTGGGGGTGGACACTGGCGTCCCCGGCGTGCTCGGTGACAGTGACACCTTGTTCGGTGAGGTGGTCAGCCACGTTGAAGCTTTCCAGTTCCCAAGGCCCCGCACCCGAAGGGCGCACGTACCTTGTGATCGATGCATTCAGCACAGACGTTGTGGCTGCCAAGTCAAGAATTTCCTCCTCGGACATTCCTTCCAAGACGTAACGGACCAGCAGGATGACGGCGTCGTGGCAGACCAGCATCACCCGCTGCCCTGTTCCCAAAGTGTTGAGCTCATCCAGGATTGAGCGTATGCGGAGTGCAACATCGGCCCACGATTCGCCGCCAGGTGGCCGGTAGTACAGCTTGCCCAGCCATAGCCGCCTCTCGGCCTCGTCCGGATATCGGGTCTCCACACCCAAGCGTGTCAACCGGTCCAAGATGCCCAGTTCGCGGTCGCGGAGACGCTCATCGGTGAGAACCTTCACGGGCCAGCCTGCCGTCTCAACTGCGATTTCCGCCGTCTGCAGGGCCCTCGCATAGGGGGAGGAAACAACAGCATCCGGCCGGAGTTCATCGGCGATCCGGGCCAGCGCCGTCCCCAATGCTTTGGCTTGGTCCTGTCCAGTGCCGGAGAGATTTACGTCAGGATCCCTGGCCGGAACATCTATGACCTCGGCTCCAGCCAAACGTGCCTCCGTTGCGGCCACGTTGCCTTCGCTCTCGCCGTGCCGGATCAGGAGCAGCTCGACGGCTCCCGCTTCCTGCACTGCGTCCGTCAGCCCGTCCTCGTTCACAAAGATCACCCTTCCGCGTGCGTTGCCGAATGCAGAACACTACCCACTGCGTACCCACAGGGCCAGAGGATAAACGCTCGACGGCAATCGCGAACCCCTGTTGCCCGGACTTGGAGTGAAGTAAGTTGCTCGCATGGAGGACTCATACCCAGTCATCATTGTCGGTGCCGGTTTCGCAGGCGTGGCAGCAGCCAAGGAGCTCGGGCGCAAGGGCGTTCGCGTCTTGCTGATCGATGCGAACAACTACCACCAGTTCCAGCCGCTCCTCTATCAAGTAGCAACATCGCAAATCGGAGTGTCAGCCATTGCCCGGCCACTGCGTTCCGTTTTCCGCCGCTTCGAAACGGTCAAGGTTCTGACGTCGAAGGTGGACTCCGTCAGCGCCGCCGAGCGAGCGGTCAGGACTGCTGATGGGCGAACCTTGCGGGCGGATATCCTGGTTATCGCGGTTGGGGCGGTCCCGAACTTCTTCAACACACCCGGTGCGGAAGATCATGCGTTCCCGCTGTATTCCGTCACGGATGCGACGAGGCTTGGGACCGGCCTCACCCGGTTGTTGGACCAGGCCGACAGAAACCCCGACGGGTCAGTGGATGTAGTGGTAGTAGGCGGCGGACCTACCGGAGTTGAAACGGCTGGAGCGATGGCCGAAAACGTCAAATACGTTGTGAGTAAGTACTTCTCGCGCGAGCTGGCAGCACGCTGCCGTGTGCATCTGGTGGATATGGTTCCCAGCGTCCTCAACATGTTTTCCAAGAAGTCCCAGAGCTATGCCACTGAGCACTTGAAGAAGGTGGGAGTTCAACTGCACATGGGTGTGGGCGTGACTGAGGTCCGGCACAACGGAGTGACTTTGGCCGACGGGAGCTCCGTGCCCGGACAGATCGTGGTGTGGGCCGGGGGACTCAAAGCGGGCGACCTCATTTCCGGATCCGGCCTTGCCCAGGGGAGAGGCGGACGAATAGATGTCCGTCCGGACCTGACTGCCCCGGACGCGGATGGCGTCTACGTCATTGGAGATGCAGCCAACATCACGGATTCAACAGGGGCAAAGCTACCGCAGCTGGGTTCGGTGGCCCAACAGGCCGGGAAATGGGCGGCGAAGAACATTCTTGCGGACCTCAGCGGGGGCAGTCGAACGCCCTTCCGTTATGTGGACAAGGGCTACATGGCGATGGTGGGGCGTGGCGCCGCGGTGGCAGAGTTGGGTCGCAAGAGAATCCAGTTGCAGGGCATCCTTGCCTTCCTGTCCTGGCTGTTGGTACACCTCGCTCTATTGTCAGGGCTCCAGCAAAAAATCCGTGCCCTGTTCTCCTGGCTTAACGGCTACCTCCTCCACAGCCCTGCGCAGGTAGTGGTCAGCGGGCCGATGGAGAGGGAACCGACGGAACAGGAACCGCCGGGGGCGTTGCCTTCAAAGGAGTCTTGACGAGGACTCGTTTTTGTATTTCCTGTGAGCCAACAATGCGTGTGCAACAAGAAGCATGCCGGCGAGGGCAAACGGAAATACGTTGAAGGGGATGGCTAGCAGGATCAACAGCACTCCGACGGCGGCAGTCACGACGTCGCGGATACGGGGGTGAACAGGACCGCGTACAGGAACTCCGGATTCCAGTTGCCGAGCCAAGTCAGGGTCTTGGATGAAGAGCTCGCGCTCAAGCTGCTGAAGTACCTTGCGCTCCCTTTCTGAAAGTGGCATGGGAGTTCCTCCTAAGCGCTGCGGCTCCTTGATGCGGTTAGCGGGTCAACTGGTTTCCAGGTGAACCTGATGTCCAGCGACTCGATAAGCTAAGCATGCTTAGTATTCAGGTCGCAAGGAGAATTTTTGCTGCAGCAATGAGCTCGGCATTGCCGTCAGCTTGGATTCCTTCTGGGAGCACGAGCGTGTCCTCAAGGCCGATTCTGGTGTCCAAACCCCACCGGGCCGCAAGCTGCAGCGCAGCCCAGGCTGATCGGTCCTCACCATGGAGCAGGGCGGGCGGCTGGACGGCATGCTGGCTATCGGATTGTGCCTGGTCAGTCACCAGATCCAGGAGGCTCTTGGCTTCCGTTTCCACGTTCTCGGCCGGAATGTCTTGAATTTCCACCAGCACCCTCAAACATTTGCCCCGCAGCGGAGAGGAGGCCCACTGACGTGCCGCGTCGGCGTGCCAAATTCCGGCCTCTACGCCGATGCCGCGGGCGTGAAGGGCTTCAGCGACTTCCTCTGCGCCCTCCTCGTGCCAATTTACGGATGCGAAATCAGGAAGCTCGTGCCAGGACTCAATCATCCTCAACCGGGTTGGTGCATCCGGGGAGCTCCAAGCACCTGTTGTCACGCCCAATGGAGTGGCTGGGCAGGCCTTACGGAGAGCAGTCAGCCATGAGGCCAGGCAGTGAGGTTCCAGGGTGTCCTCACCCAGCGGATTCTTGGGGTGGAAGTGCAGAGTGTGGGCGCCGGCAGCCACCGACGCCGCTGCTTCGCGGGCAATGGCGGCCGGATCAGCTGTCAACCGATGGTGCTGTGAGACCTCTCGAGCCCCGTTGATACAAGCCTGTAGCATCACACGGCCCATGTTATGGCTTGCTCCCGGTGCGGCGGGAGACCCGGGGTGACTACCCAAGCTGGGAAGATAGCAGGAAGACCCCGAACAAGGAGCAACATCATGACACTCAAAGAACGCTTGAAAGCCGACGTCGTAGACCACATGAAAGCCGGCAACAAGATTGCCCTCACCACTGTCCGCAACGTGTTGGGCGAGATAACTACCCGCGAGAAGTCCGGAAAGACTCCCGTTGAGCTGGACGACGCCCAGGTGACATCGCTGCTCCAAAAGGAAGCTGCGAAGCGCCGGGACACAGCCCGCATTTACACGGAGGCCGGAGAAACAGACCGTGCAGCGGCCGAAGTCGCTGAGGCGGAGATCATCGAGGCCTACCTGCCAAAGGCCCTCACCCGCGAAGAAGTAGAGGCAATCGTGGACGAGGCAATTGAGGCCCTGAAGGCTGACGGGCAGGAACTTTCCATGCGCTCCATCGGAGCGGTCATGAAGCCCGTCACGGCCAAGGTTGCAGGACGTTTTGACGGCAAGACCGTCAGTGAGATCGTGCGCGGACGCCTGGCCTAGAGGCGCCCGCCATCCAAGCTTGGGGATCAGCGAGCTCAGCTGACCCCAAGCAGCCACCGCAAAGTGTCAGCATTCCGCACGGCGTTACCGCCGCCGTCGTTGTTGAAGTAGGCATAGACATCCTTGCCGGAACCGTCCCACTGCCGAATCCTGTCCGCCCACCATCGGAGATCGTCATCGGAGTATGAGCCACCGTAAAGGTGCTCGTGGTCCGGGCCGTGCAGGCGAATGTACACGAACGGTGCGGTGGCCCGGAGGATGCACGGCAGGTTGGCGCCACTCATAATGCAGTAGGCGGCTCCATGGCGTTCAAGCAAGGCATAGATGTCCGGGTGGTCCCAACTGTCATGCCGAAACTCGACGGTGATGCGGATCCACTCCGGAAACGCGGACAGGAAATAGTCGAGTCGGGCGTCGTCCCGTTCAAATCCTGGTGGCAGCTGGACCAACAGGACCGCTCTTTTGTCGCCTAGTTCGTGCCAGCACCGGACGATCCGTTCCACCCAAACTTCCGGACCGTAGAGTTTCTTGCCGTGCGTGAGGCCCCGCGGTGCTTTCACCGACATGGCAAAGCCAGCCGGAAGCCGTACCCTCCAACTCGCGAACGACGTGTCGCGAGGCCAACGGTAGAAACTCGCATTCAGTTCCACCGTATTGAATCGTGCCGTGTAATGGGCCAGGCGCTTGGACGCCGGAAGGCCCGGGGGATACAGCACGTTCTCCCAATGGTCGTAGCTCCAGCCCGAGGTGCCGATGTGGATGCCCATGGTGTGGATACTAACGGGTTCCGGAGTGGGCTCTACGCCGGCTCCTCGAAGAATTCAGAATTTAATGAAAGAGCTGTGCCTTATATCTGTTTCACTTTCAGTGAGTAAGTGATGGCCCCTCTACTGCCCATATCGTGTACTTGAGCGAGCATGCCGTTGGCGGTCTTTCGTACGGTTACATCGCTCGATGCCGGCAGTGGGCGTTTGATGCTGTCTGCCCAGTACGAAATAATTCCAATTTCCGGTTCGCCGAATGGTTGTTCAATAGCATCAATAATTTCTTCCGTTAACGCGGCAAACCATGTATCATTCCAGAGTTCTCCGATTTCCTCGACGAGGTAGGACAAGCCGGAACTCGAAGGCATGAAGTCGTCATCCCGAGGGAGAAAAGCAATTTCCAACGAGTTCCCTAGGCGAGTATCGGCACCAACTGTCCCAGTCTCGGATACCATCTTGCCGGTAGGTCAGTCGCTGGCTCGCCCGTAGAGCAGCACGGTCAGGCCACCCTTTGTCCAAACCTGCTTGGCGTCGTCCTTCTGAAGAGACGGCTTCAAGTCTGGTCAGGAGGGTGGCGAGGCTTCCGACTGGCGGGAGTTGGCCGAACACCATTGACTGCTATCGGTAGGCTATGCTCCGAACAGTTTCTTGCTGATCCTGGCAAAGACGCCCGGTTCGTCCGAAGAAACGATGACTGCAGGATCCCTGGAAAAATCCGTACCGGAGTCGCTAACTGGTAGGCGCTTGTTGTTCCAGTCAACGGTACCCTGCTCCCGGTTATAGAGCGGTGGAGACATGTGGGCGGTCTCTAGAATAGACAGCATCCAAGGGGGGATGTTTTCTAGCGTCCGCGGAAATGCCAATAACTCGGAGGAGATGACTTCCGCCGTACCTTTGCGTCCTGAAGTTGCCGTTGGCGGTTGAACTTCTTCATCAAAGACTCGAATGGAGCCGGAATTTTGGGGGAATAGATGTACTTGAGCAGTCACCCAGCTTCCGATTCCTGGCTGGTAAGCATCCTTCTTTAGCTCTTTCAACCACATCAGGGCAGATCGGCTAATGCGCTGGTTCGTAGTAAACGTCCATTGTCCAGCAATACGTACATCAACATACCGGTGTGAATAACCAGCAAAGATATACTGGGTAATTAGCACTTCGTCAACATCAGTAAAGTCACCGCCTGAACCCATGCAAACTTTATGAAGATTCAGCAAAGCTTCCTGAACTTTGGTGCTGTTAGTCGAGTTGCTGAAATCAGGCACTTACATATCTCCCTGGACGAGGTTGTCGAATTCTGCAAACTCCGCTCGCCCACCGGCGAATCTGTAATCGACCGTCAGCGAGCTCGGAAGCCCTGGCTTGGGACCCGGGACGGCTTCCACTTCCATATGCAAGTCTATGGTTTGTCCGGCATTGAAGCGTTCTTGGGCCTGGGAGAACAGATCTCTCTCGAGTTGGTAGAACGCCAAGGCGTTGGCATCACTGTTCGGATTGCCGTGGCCTCTGTTCTGGAACATGTGCTGAGCGAGTAGATTGGCGCTCTCACCCGGACCACCAAAAAGCGACGCGATCAAGTGTCCGCCATCATAGGCGGAACCGCCAACCCTCCTGCCCGCTAACAGCTGCTGCCAGGCATTACGATTCATGTCACCCTTGAGGGTTCCAGTGATATGTGCCCCAATGAATTTTGGCTTTGCGAAATCGTCCGTGATAAGCGTGAACGTGTTCTGTAGTCCGCCGTCGACTTGGGCGATGACGTTGTAGGTGACGTTGGGCATGGGTTTGTTCAGTTCGGGGGACCACGCGCCCTTGACGCCTGCGTATGTGTCTACGCGCGTGACTGTGCCGGTGTCGTCGGTGTAGTACTTCTCTACCGTGTTTTCCGTGAGCGCACCTGTGCTGTCCCTCATCACGCTGCGGTGTTCGATGATGTATTCGGTGTTTGGTTTGAGAGTGGTGCGTGCGGCGAAGTTCTCTTTGCGGTGGATCGGGAACGCGCTGTCGCCGTGCCGATAGACGACGGTGTTGGTGACGTTGTCCGGTTTCGCGAAGCACGTTACTTCCAGGGTGCCGGGAGAGGGCTCGGTGACTGGCGTCTGCAGGCGGAAGCGGGCGTAGCTTTCGACGGCGCGACGGTGGTCCTCGATCATGCCGCCCGCAACAGCCTCCATGAGCCGCATCTGGAAAGTAAGGGCCGATGGCGGCCCCAACTCCAGACTGCCGTGGTGGTAGGCGACTACGGCCATGGAGCCCCCGCCGATATCGGCCTGGCGTCAGACAAGTTCACAAGTCACCTGAGAGCGGCTGTGGACAAGTCAGAGTTCCCTCGAAATCAGTGCCTGCCGATGGTCCTCGCCATCAAAGCTTGGAGGTCTTCGGCCACCTTGGCTACCTCGCGCTGCCTGGCGGACCGGCTTGGCTTTGAACCATGAGTGGCTTGGCGGGGCGGCCGGTTGGTGGTGCGGGCTTGGCGGTGGATCTGGGGATCACGCACGGGGGCGTCGGCAGTGACGGCACCCTGCAGGGGATCGTGGAAAAGTGGGAAGTTCATAGTTTCCGATCCTGACAGAAGCGCCCGCATGCCGATATGGACAGGTGCATACGCTAGTCGGGCGCTGCTGTGCAGATGTCCATCGCTGGCTAGGACCGGGCTGGCGCCGAGCCTAGCCCCACAACGCCTTCTTGAGCAGCGTCCTCAATTGCACGTTCTCTTCCTCACTCAGCGCCGCGAGCTGGGTCTGCTCGCATACTTCCAGCGCCGCCCGCGCCTTGTTGTGGATCCGCCGGCCCTCAGTTGTGGAGACGATGATCTTGGCCCGACGGTCCTGCTTGCCTTGGGCTCGTTTGACGAGCCCGCGGTGCTCGAGGTCGTCCACAAGGCTGACCACTTGGCTGGGGTCCAGGCTGAGGAAATCGGCGAGCTCACGTTGCGTGGGTTCCAAGCCGCTGCACGCGAGGGTCAGCACGGAAAATGACCGTTCCCGGAGTCCGTAATCAGCCAAGGCCTTGTTGTTGAGGAGTGAACCTGTGGCGTGAAGTTTGGCCAGTAACAGGCCCACATCGCTGCCGATTTTTGCTGCCGACAGGCGCGGGGTTTCCACTTCGGTGCTTTGCGGGCCCATGACAACTCCAATAGTAATGAAAAACAATCGTTGACTTTTTCAATGATCCGTATTCTCATTGATCATGACAAGGATCTCACGATGCAGTGGGATCGGCCTCACCGGCTCCAGCCGGTTACTGCATGCGAAGGAGCACGCCATGAGCTTGAACGGCAAGGTTGCAATCGTCACCGGGAGTGGACAGGGTCTTGGACTCGCTTACGCGAAGGAACTCGCCCGGCGGGGTGCCGCCGTCGTGATCAACGACGTGAACGCTGAGACCGCTGCGGAAGCCGTTGCGCAGATTGAGGCCGACGGCGGCCGGGCCACCGCCGTGGTGGTTCCAGTGGGCACCACGGACGCCGCCAAAGCGCTGGTTGCGGGCGCTGTTGAAGCCTTCGGCCGGCTGGACATCCTGGTCACCAACGCCGGGATCCTGCGGGACAAGAGCCTGTTGAAGATGACGGACGAGGATTTTGACCTGGTGATCAACGTGCACCTCAAGGGTACGTTCACCTGTGTGCGTGAGGCGTTCGCGTACTTCAAGGAAAACAACATCGCGGGTCGGATCATCACCATCGGGTCACCGACGGGCCAGCGCGGAAACTTCGGGCAGAGCAACTACGCAGCGGCGAAGGCCGGCATCGTGGGCATGGTCCGAACCTGGGCGCTGGAGATGAAGAAGGCCGGCGTGACGGTCAATTCGGTGATTCCGGTGGCGGCGACAGCGATGACCAAGACGGTCCCGTACTTCCAGAAGGCCGTAGAAGCCGAGGAACGCGGCGAGGCCATGCCGTCCTTCTTCCGCCACGACCTCGGCTTCGGAACGGCCGACGACGTCGCGGGGCTAATCGCGTTCCTTGCCTCTGACGCGGCTGCGGGAGTGACCGGCCAAGCGATCGGTGCCGGCGGTGACCGGCTTCAGGTCTGGACGCAC
This genomic interval from Paenarthrobacter aurescens TC1 contains the following:
- a CDS encoding putative levansucrase (identified by match to protein family HMM PF00251; match to protein family HMM TIGR01409) encodes the protein MTYDISRRTALQGASAGAIALFLCNAAPVAAHAQTSLRAVYHMTPPSGWLCDPQRPVHTNGAYQLYYLHSSQNNGPGGWDHATTGDGVAFTHHGEVMPLQPDFPVWSGSAVVDIANTAGFGAGTVVALATQPTGGIRKFQEQYLYWSTDGGYTFSALPDPVIVNTDGRSAATQAEIENAEWFRDPKIHWDGARNEWVCVIGRARYAAFYTSANLRDWNWKSNFDYPNHALGGIECPDLFEMTAGDGTRHWVFGASMDAYGVDLPMTFAYWTGTWNGAAFIADDLTPQWLDWGWDWYAAVTWPSVEAPETKRLAIAWMNNWTYAAREVPTDASDGYNGQNSMTRELRLERQSGGWYSLLSSPVGALQGYVTATTTLPDRTVNGSLVLPWNGRAYELEVHISWNLAANVGVSVGRSPDGSRHTNIGKYGDELYVDRAPSDQDGYTLVPYTRAAAPIDANARSVHLRIFVDTQSVEVFVNSGHTVLSQQVHFADGDSGISLYADGGPANFSGITIREFGNPL
- a CDS encoding phosphoglycerate mutase family protein (identified by match to protein family HMM PF00300), producing MQEAGAVELLLIRHGESEGNVAATEARLAGAEVIDVPARDPDVNLSGTGQDQAKALGTALARIADELRPDAVVSSPYARALQTAEIAVETAGWPVKVLTDERLRDRELGILDRLTRLGVETRYPDEAERRLWLGKLYYRPPGGESWADVALRIRSILDELNTLGTGQRVMLVCHDAVILLVRYVLEGMSEEEILDLAATTSVLNASITRYVRPSGAGPWELESFNVADHLTEQGVTVTEHAGDASVHPQ
- a CDS encoding ATP-dependent DNA helicase, RecQ family (identified by match to protein family HMM PF00270; match to protein family HMM PF00271; match to protein family HMM TIGR00614), translating into MSDDLALTALAASSFSLPELREGQLAGMTALVERRDVLAVMPTGYGKSATYQVAALYLHNKTGRPAVVVSPLIALQEDQLDGLAEHLGEGAGVAINSSRSDAEVEAAWQAVESGQAAFLFLAPEQLSKRETVERIANLDITMFVVDEAHCVSSWGHDFRPDYLELGHVREHLGNPPVIALTATASPPVRDEIVKRLGMTEPVVLVRGFDRPNISLDVVRHQEDKGKRKAVMEQVVALAKAEGLGLLYAATRKATEKYAAKLTEHGLRAEAYHAGRADSDRESIHERFLDDQLDVVVATTAFGMGIDKPNVRFVVHADIPESLDSYYQEIGRAGRDGEPATAILHYRAEDLGLRKFFATHSPDAEALTAVLKVIKNAGAPVPKTALVELTGFPARRVTALVNQLEEAGAVTTGKRGTRLSSKAKLTTLVDRAVELAEARQRVDQSRLTMMRAYAETDACRRQFLLGYFGEDLPEPCGNCDACAEIHDDAGSGSAGHLTSTAENLFPLQSTVIHKEWGPGLVMRHEDDVMTVLFEQEGYKTLSRAAVVEHELLKPA
- a CDS encoding putative carbohydrate kinase family protein (identified by match to protein family HMM PF01256; match to protein family HMM TIGR00196), which gives rise to MTPSLLRDWPLPAPGDDKYSRGAVLVIGGARVTPGAALLAGISALRAGAGKITLAVAESVAVQVGVALPECGALGLPENASGSLTGEGLDRISSYLERADAMLIGPGLDDLELAESLLRTLLEREESHAAPGTEGGPAVVLDAFALGGLVKVEDVLEPWRGRLILTPNPTETGILLGRDVGDLGADVAEVARRFDAVVSCQGYIAGPGAETADDSTLWKITTGYGGLGTSGSGDVLAGAIAGLRARGTSDAQAACWGTHLHAAAADRLASKLGPLGFLARELADELPALMLELNT